One Rosa chinensis cultivar Old Blush chromosome 5, RchiOBHm-V2, whole genome shotgun sequence genomic region harbors:
- the LOC112165810 gene encoding probable LRR receptor-like serine/threonine-protein kinase At1g56130 isoform X3, with product MSLVVWFWYAAAACSIFISGFVAQAQPTTDTSEVRALNAIFQKWNITVNTKQWNTTGDPCSELAVDEDDETAYFHDDDYNLLVKCNCSYNSNSTCHITQLKAITLDIVAPIPEELYALTFLQYLNVKKNYLTGPISASIGNLTSIKYLDLGHNDLSGELPKEIEKLTNLTFLGVGTLNLSGSLPPEMGYLKTLKEIYIDNSGLSGEIPPTFANLTNLEIFWATDINLTGRIPDFVGDWTKLTKLRLQGTSFEGSIPSSLSRLTLLTELRITDLTIANDNSSLGFIKNMTSLEVLMLRNNNISDSIPSNIGDYRKLFQLDLSFNNLNGQIPDSLFHMSELAVLFLGNNKLNGSLPESKSSSLLVVDLSYNNLVGQSFPSWVNEQSLDLNLVANNFSIDSSNSSGLPSGLHCLQRGFPCHRDSPVYYNFMINCGGPQATISNGTVYEKDIEPLGPATYYVTDTNRWGVSNVGLKTQFVAASYLTGTNIPKYTISTSSPIGNTSDPTLFQSARISASSLRYYGLGLENGNYTVKLEFAEQAILDTLKRKSLGRRVFDIYIQDVLVVKDFDIRKETNKTSLLAIEKVYKAQVVSENYLEIHFFWAGKGTCCIPEEGTYGPLVSAISATPEFKPTVSNKLPSRKKNRTGLIVGIVVGCGVLILVVLLLYIVQGRKRHNTDDDYDEELLGIDLGPLTFSFSELKAATNDFSPDNKLGEGGFGPVFKGALNDGRVIAVKQLSASSHQGKNQFVTEIATISSVRHNNLVNLYGFCTEGAKRLLVYEYLENKSLDQALFGKRALHLDWPTRFDICLGVARGLTYLHEESRLRIVHRDVKASNILLDSNLIAKISDFGLAKHYDDKKTHMSTRVAGTL from the exons ATGTCACTGGTGGTGTGGTTTTGGTATGCTGCAGCAGCCTGCAGCATATTCATCTCTGGGTTTGTTGCACAGGCTCAACCCACCACAGATACCTCTGAag TGAGAGCGCTGAATGCAATCTTTCAGAAATGGAATATTACGGTCAATACAAAGCAATGGAACACAACTGGTGATCCATGCAGTGAACTTGCGgtagatgaagatgatgagacCGCTTATTTCCATGACGATGATTACAATCTCCTCGTCAAATGCAACTGCTCTTATAATTCAAACTCAACTTGCCACATTACCCAACT GAAAGCAATCACTTTGGACATTGTTGCTCCAATTCCAGAAGAGCTCTATGCTTTGACTTTCCTTCAATATCT gaatgtgaaaaaaaattacttgacaGGACCTATCTCTGCATCGATTGGAAATCTAACCAGCATCAAATACTT GGACTTGGGACACAATGACTTATCAGGGGAACTACCAAAGGAAATTGAAAAACTCACCAATTTGACATTCTT GGGTGTTGGGACACTCAACCTTTCTGGTTCTCTGCCTCCTGAGATGGGGTATTTAAAAACATTAAAAGAGAT TTACATTGATAATTCTGGACTTAGCGGTGAGATTCCACCAACATTTGCTAATCTAACAAACTTGGAAATATT TTGGGCAACAGATATAAACCTCACTGGCAGGATACCGGACTTCGTAGGAGATTGGACAAAGCTTACTAAATT GAGGTTACAGGGAACCTCATTTGAAGGTTCCATACCATCTTCACTGTCCAGATTGACTCTTTTGACTGAGCT GCGAATTACTGATTTAACGATTGCCAATGACAACTCTTCTCTTGGATTTATCAAGAATATGACGTCTCTAGAAGTTTT AATGCTGAGGAATAACAATATTTCTGATTCAATTCCTTCCAACATTGGAGATTACCGAAAATTGTTTCAACT GGATTTGAGCTTCAACAATTTGAATGGACAAATACCAGACTCACTATTTCATATGAGTGAGCTTGCCGTCTT GTTTCTTGGAAACAATAAGTTGAATGGTAGCCTTCCTGAGTCTAAAAGCTCGTCTCTTCTCGTTGT AGATTTGTCATACAATAATCTAGTAGGCCAGAGCTTTCCGAGTTGGGTCAACGAACAAAGCCTAGACCT TAACTTGGTGGCCAACAACTTCAGCATAGACAGTTCAAACAGCAG TGGTCTACCTTCAGGGTTGCATTGCCTTCAAAGGGGCTTCCCTTGCCACCGTGATAGTCCAGTTT ACTATAACTTCATGATTAACTGCGGTGGTCCTCAGGCTACGATATCCAATGGGACTGTGTATGAGAAGGACATTGAGCCCCTTGGTCCAGCTACATATTATGTGACTGACACAAACAGATGGGGAGTTAGCAATGTCGGTCTTAAAACACAGTTTGTAG CTGCATCATATTTGACTGGGACCAACATTCCAAAGTATACAATATCCACTTCATCTCCAATCGGAAATACTTCAGACCCTACGCTATTTCAGAGTGCAAGGATCTCTGCTTCATCACTCAGATACTATGGCTTGGGTCTTGAGAATGGAAACTATACCGTGAAGCTTGAATTTGCAGAACAAGCTATCCTAGATACCCTTAAAAGAAAAAGTCTTGGAAGACGtgtgtttgatatatatatcCAG GATGTTCTTGTTGTTAAAGATTTTGATATACGGAAGGAGACAAATAAGACATCTTTGCTAGCTATTGAAAAGGTATACAAGGCTCAGGTGGTTTCAGAGAATTACCTTGAAATCCATTTCTTCTGGGCTGGAAAGGGGACTTGCTGTATACCAGAGGAGGGTACTTATGGACCTCTTGTTTCAGCCATCAGTGCTACACCTG AATTCAAACCTACCGTCAGCAACAAGCTGCCAAGTAGGAAGAAGAATAGGACTGGGCTTATTGTGGGAATTGTTGTTGGTTGTGGAGTTTTAATTCTGGTGGTGCTGCTTTTATATATTGTTCAAGGAAGAAAGAGGCACAACACTGATGATGACTATGATGAAG AGCTGTTGGGAATAGATCTTGGACCTCTCACTTTCAGTTTTTCTGAACTGAAGGCAGCTACAAATGACTTTAGTCCAGATAATAAGCTTGGAGAGGGAGGATTTGGGCCTGTCTTCAAA GGTGCTCTAAATGATGGAAGAGTAATTGCCGTAAAACAATTGTCTGCATCATCCCACCAAGGAAAGAACCAGTTTGTGACTGAGATTGCCACTATATCTTCTGTGCGACACAATAACCTAGTAAATTTGTATGGATTCTGCACCGAGGGAGCCAAACGGCTCCTTGTCTATGAGTATCTGGAGAACAAGAGTCTTGATCAAGCATTATTTG GAAAAAGAGCCTTGCATCTTGATTGGCCGACACGTTTTGATATATGCTTGGGCGTAGCTAGAGGTTTAACTTATCTTCATGAAGAATCAAGGCTTCGAATTGTACACAGAGATGTGAAGGCAAGTAACATCCTGCTTGACTCTAATCTCATTGCCAAAATATCAGATTTTGGTTTGGCGAAGCATTATGATGATAAAAAGACCCACATGAGTACTCGGGTTGCAGGAACATT ATAG
- the LOC112165810 gene encoding probable LRR receptor-like serine/threonine-protein kinase At1g56130 isoform X2, giving the protein MSLVVWFWYAAAACSIFISGFVAQAQPTTDTSEVRALNAIFQKWNITVNTKQWNTTGDPCSELAVDEDDETAYFHDDDYNLLVKCNCSYNSNSTCHITQLKAITLDIVAPIPEELYALTFLQYLNVKKNYLTGPISASIGNLTSIKYLDLGHNDLSGELPKEIEKLTNLTFLGVGTLNLSGSLPPEMGYLKTLKEIYIDNSGLSGEIPPTFANLTNLEIFWATDINLTGRIPDFVGDWTKLTKLRLQGTSFEGSIPSSLSRLTLLTELRITDLTIANDNSSLGFIKNMTSLEVLMLRNNNISDSIPSNIGDYRKLFQLDLSFNNLNGQIPDSLFHMSELAVLFLGNNKLNGSLPESKSSSLLVVDLSYNNLVGQSFPSWVNEQSLDLNLVANNFSIDSSNSSGLPSGLHCLQRGFPCHRDSPVYYNFMINCGGPQATISNGTVYEKDIEPLGPATYYVTDTNRWGVSNVGLKTQFVAASYLTGTNIPKYTISTSSPIGNTSDPTLFQSARISASSLRYYGLGLENGNYTVKLEFAEQAILDTLKRKSLGRRVFDIYIQDVLVVKDFDIRKETNKTSLLAIEKVYKAQVVSENYLEIHFFWAGKGTCCIPEEGTYGPLVSAISATPEFKPTVSNKLPSRKKNRTGLIVGIVVGCGVLILVVLLLYIVQGRKRHNTDDDYDEELLGIDLGPLTFSFSELKAATNDFSPDNKLGEGGFGPVFKGALNDGRVIAVKQLSASSHQGKNQFVTEIATISSVRHNNLVNLYGFCTEGAKRLLVYEYLENKSLDQALFGKRALHLDWPTRFDICLGVARGLTYLHEESRLRIVHRDVKASNILLDSNLIAKISDFGLAKHYDDKKTHMQWRNQHSFSMGACMLKYIYITVKVLDLVR; this is encoded by the exons ATGTCACTGGTGGTGTGGTTTTGGTATGCTGCAGCAGCCTGCAGCATATTCATCTCTGGGTTTGTTGCACAGGCTCAACCCACCACAGATACCTCTGAag TGAGAGCGCTGAATGCAATCTTTCAGAAATGGAATATTACGGTCAATACAAAGCAATGGAACACAACTGGTGATCCATGCAGTGAACTTGCGgtagatgaagatgatgagacCGCTTATTTCCATGACGATGATTACAATCTCCTCGTCAAATGCAACTGCTCTTATAATTCAAACTCAACTTGCCACATTACCCAACT GAAAGCAATCACTTTGGACATTGTTGCTCCAATTCCAGAAGAGCTCTATGCTTTGACTTTCCTTCAATATCT gaatgtgaaaaaaaattacttgacaGGACCTATCTCTGCATCGATTGGAAATCTAACCAGCATCAAATACTT GGACTTGGGACACAATGACTTATCAGGGGAACTACCAAAGGAAATTGAAAAACTCACCAATTTGACATTCTT GGGTGTTGGGACACTCAACCTTTCTGGTTCTCTGCCTCCTGAGATGGGGTATTTAAAAACATTAAAAGAGAT TTACATTGATAATTCTGGACTTAGCGGTGAGATTCCACCAACATTTGCTAATCTAACAAACTTGGAAATATT TTGGGCAACAGATATAAACCTCACTGGCAGGATACCGGACTTCGTAGGAGATTGGACAAAGCTTACTAAATT GAGGTTACAGGGAACCTCATTTGAAGGTTCCATACCATCTTCACTGTCCAGATTGACTCTTTTGACTGAGCT GCGAATTACTGATTTAACGATTGCCAATGACAACTCTTCTCTTGGATTTATCAAGAATATGACGTCTCTAGAAGTTTT AATGCTGAGGAATAACAATATTTCTGATTCAATTCCTTCCAACATTGGAGATTACCGAAAATTGTTTCAACT GGATTTGAGCTTCAACAATTTGAATGGACAAATACCAGACTCACTATTTCATATGAGTGAGCTTGCCGTCTT GTTTCTTGGAAACAATAAGTTGAATGGTAGCCTTCCTGAGTCTAAAAGCTCGTCTCTTCTCGTTGT AGATTTGTCATACAATAATCTAGTAGGCCAGAGCTTTCCGAGTTGGGTCAACGAACAAAGCCTAGACCT TAACTTGGTGGCCAACAACTTCAGCATAGACAGTTCAAACAGCAG TGGTCTACCTTCAGGGTTGCATTGCCTTCAAAGGGGCTTCCCTTGCCACCGTGATAGTCCAGTTT ACTATAACTTCATGATTAACTGCGGTGGTCCTCAGGCTACGATATCCAATGGGACTGTGTATGAGAAGGACATTGAGCCCCTTGGTCCAGCTACATATTATGTGACTGACACAAACAGATGGGGAGTTAGCAATGTCGGTCTTAAAACACAGTTTGTAG CTGCATCATATTTGACTGGGACCAACATTCCAAAGTATACAATATCCACTTCATCTCCAATCGGAAATACTTCAGACCCTACGCTATTTCAGAGTGCAAGGATCTCTGCTTCATCACTCAGATACTATGGCTTGGGTCTTGAGAATGGAAACTATACCGTGAAGCTTGAATTTGCAGAACAAGCTATCCTAGATACCCTTAAAAGAAAAAGTCTTGGAAGACGtgtgtttgatatatatatcCAG GATGTTCTTGTTGTTAAAGATTTTGATATACGGAAGGAGACAAATAAGACATCTTTGCTAGCTATTGAAAAGGTATACAAGGCTCAGGTGGTTTCAGAGAATTACCTTGAAATCCATTTCTTCTGGGCTGGAAAGGGGACTTGCTGTATACCAGAGGAGGGTACTTATGGACCTCTTGTTTCAGCCATCAGTGCTACACCTG AATTCAAACCTACCGTCAGCAACAAGCTGCCAAGTAGGAAGAAGAATAGGACTGGGCTTATTGTGGGAATTGTTGTTGGTTGTGGAGTTTTAATTCTGGTGGTGCTGCTTTTATATATTGTTCAAGGAAGAAAGAGGCACAACACTGATGATGACTATGATGAAG AGCTGTTGGGAATAGATCTTGGACCTCTCACTTTCAGTTTTTCTGAACTGAAGGCAGCTACAAATGACTTTAGTCCAGATAATAAGCTTGGAGAGGGAGGATTTGGGCCTGTCTTCAAA GGTGCTCTAAATGATGGAAGAGTAATTGCCGTAAAACAATTGTCTGCATCATCCCACCAAGGAAAGAACCAGTTTGTGACTGAGATTGCCACTATATCTTCTGTGCGACACAATAACCTAGTAAATTTGTATGGATTCTGCACCGAGGGAGCCAAACGGCTCCTTGTCTATGAGTATCTGGAGAACAAGAGTCTTGATCAAGCATTATTTG GAAAAAGAGCCTTGCATCTTGATTGGCCGACACGTTTTGATATATGCTTGGGCGTAGCTAGAGGTTTAACTTATCTTCATGAAGAATCAAGGCTTCGAATTGTACACAGAGATGTGAAGGCAAGTAACATCCTGCTTGACTCTAATCTCATTGCCAAAATATCAGATTTTGGTTTGGCGAAGCATTATGATGATAAAAAGACCCAC
- the LOC112165810 gene encoding probable LRR receptor-like serine/threonine-protein kinase At1g56130 isoform X1 has translation MSLVVWFWYAAAACSIFISGFVAQAQPTTDTSEVRALNAIFQKWNITVNTKQWNTTGDPCSELAVDEDDETAYFHDDDYNLLVKCNCSYNSNSTCHITQLKAITLDIVAPIPEELYALTFLQYLNVKKNYLTGPISASIGNLTSIKYLDLGHNDLSGELPKEIEKLTNLTFLGVGTLNLSGSLPPEMGYLKTLKEIYIDNSGLSGEIPPTFANLTNLEIFWATDINLTGRIPDFVGDWTKLTKLRLQGTSFEGSIPSSLSRLTLLTELRITDLTIANDNSSLGFIKNMTSLEVLMLRNNNISDSIPSNIGDYRKLFQLDLSFNNLNGQIPDSLFHMSELAVLFLGNNKLNGSLPESKSSSLLVVDLSYNNLVGQSFPSWVNEQSLDLNLVANNFSIDSSNSSGLPSGLHCLQRGFPCHRDSPVYYNFMINCGGPQATISNGTVYEKDIEPLGPATYYVTDTNRWGVSNVGLKTQFVAASYLTGTNIPKYTISTSSPIGNTSDPTLFQSARISASSLRYYGLGLENGNYTVKLEFAEQAILDTLKRKSLGRRVFDIYIQDVLVVKDFDIRKETNKTSLLAIEKVYKAQVVSENYLEIHFFWAGKGTCCIPEEGTYGPLVSAISATPEFKPTVSNKLPSRKKNRTGLIVGIVVGCGVLILVVLLLYIVQGRKRHNTDDDYDEELLGIDLGPLTFSFSELKAATNDFSPDNKLGEGGFGPVFKGALNDGRVIAVKQLSASSHQGKNQFVTEIATISSVRHNNLVNLYGFCTEGAKRLLVYEYLENKSLDQALFGKRALHLDWPTRFDICLGVARGLTYLHEESRLRIVHRDVKASNILLDSNLIAKISDFGLAKHYDDKKTHMSTRVAGTFGYLAPEYAMRGHLTEKTDVFAYGVVILEIVSGRPNSDPSLEGDMVYLLELAWNLHENEREVDLVDSRLFEFNEEEARRIINIGLLCTQSSPMLRPPMSRVIGMLAGDIEVTPAISKPSYLTDWRFDDLTSQTKYGCTGTSLGTDTSTRGTDFSFYHSSASTSVMGDAGQLPSNATLPILNNTNGDGR, from the exons ATGTCACTGGTGGTGTGGTTTTGGTATGCTGCAGCAGCCTGCAGCATATTCATCTCTGGGTTTGTTGCACAGGCTCAACCCACCACAGATACCTCTGAag TGAGAGCGCTGAATGCAATCTTTCAGAAATGGAATATTACGGTCAATACAAAGCAATGGAACACAACTGGTGATCCATGCAGTGAACTTGCGgtagatgaagatgatgagacCGCTTATTTCCATGACGATGATTACAATCTCCTCGTCAAATGCAACTGCTCTTATAATTCAAACTCAACTTGCCACATTACCCAACT GAAAGCAATCACTTTGGACATTGTTGCTCCAATTCCAGAAGAGCTCTATGCTTTGACTTTCCTTCAATATCT gaatgtgaaaaaaaattacttgacaGGACCTATCTCTGCATCGATTGGAAATCTAACCAGCATCAAATACTT GGACTTGGGACACAATGACTTATCAGGGGAACTACCAAAGGAAATTGAAAAACTCACCAATTTGACATTCTT GGGTGTTGGGACACTCAACCTTTCTGGTTCTCTGCCTCCTGAGATGGGGTATTTAAAAACATTAAAAGAGAT TTACATTGATAATTCTGGACTTAGCGGTGAGATTCCACCAACATTTGCTAATCTAACAAACTTGGAAATATT TTGGGCAACAGATATAAACCTCACTGGCAGGATACCGGACTTCGTAGGAGATTGGACAAAGCTTACTAAATT GAGGTTACAGGGAACCTCATTTGAAGGTTCCATACCATCTTCACTGTCCAGATTGACTCTTTTGACTGAGCT GCGAATTACTGATTTAACGATTGCCAATGACAACTCTTCTCTTGGATTTATCAAGAATATGACGTCTCTAGAAGTTTT AATGCTGAGGAATAACAATATTTCTGATTCAATTCCTTCCAACATTGGAGATTACCGAAAATTGTTTCAACT GGATTTGAGCTTCAACAATTTGAATGGACAAATACCAGACTCACTATTTCATATGAGTGAGCTTGCCGTCTT GTTTCTTGGAAACAATAAGTTGAATGGTAGCCTTCCTGAGTCTAAAAGCTCGTCTCTTCTCGTTGT AGATTTGTCATACAATAATCTAGTAGGCCAGAGCTTTCCGAGTTGGGTCAACGAACAAAGCCTAGACCT TAACTTGGTGGCCAACAACTTCAGCATAGACAGTTCAAACAGCAG TGGTCTACCTTCAGGGTTGCATTGCCTTCAAAGGGGCTTCCCTTGCCACCGTGATAGTCCAGTTT ACTATAACTTCATGATTAACTGCGGTGGTCCTCAGGCTACGATATCCAATGGGACTGTGTATGAGAAGGACATTGAGCCCCTTGGTCCAGCTACATATTATGTGACTGACACAAACAGATGGGGAGTTAGCAATGTCGGTCTTAAAACACAGTTTGTAG CTGCATCATATTTGACTGGGACCAACATTCCAAAGTATACAATATCCACTTCATCTCCAATCGGAAATACTTCAGACCCTACGCTATTTCAGAGTGCAAGGATCTCTGCTTCATCACTCAGATACTATGGCTTGGGTCTTGAGAATGGAAACTATACCGTGAAGCTTGAATTTGCAGAACAAGCTATCCTAGATACCCTTAAAAGAAAAAGTCTTGGAAGACGtgtgtttgatatatatatcCAG GATGTTCTTGTTGTTAAAGATTTTGATATACGGAAGGAGACAAATAAGACATCTTTGCTAGCTATTGAAAAGGTATACAAGGCTCAGGTGGTTTCAGAGAATTACCTTGAAATCCATTTCTTCTGGGCTGGAAAGGGGACTTGCTGTATACCAGAGGAGGGTACTTATGGACCTCTTGTTTCAGCCATCAGTGCTACACCTG AATTCAAACCTACCGTCAGCAACAAGCTGCCAAGTAGGAAGAAGAATAGGACTGGGCTTATTGTGGGAATTGTTGTTGGTTGTGGAGTTTTAATTCTGGTGGTGCTGCTTTTATATATTGTTCAAGGAAGAAAGAGGCACAACACTGATGATGACTATGATGAAG AGCTGTTGGGAATAGATCTTGGACCTCTCACTTTCAGTTTTTCTGAACTGAAGGCAGCTACAAATGACTTTAGTCCAGATAATAAGCTTGGAGAGGGAGGATTTGGGCCTGTCTTCAAA GGTGCTCTAAATGATGGAAGAGTAATTGCCGTAAAACAATTGTCTGCATCATCCCACCAAGGAAAGAACCAGTTTGTGACTGAGATTGCCACTATATCTTCTGTGCGACACAATAACCTAGTAAATTTGTATGGATTCTGCACCGAGGGAGCCAAACGGCTCCTTGTCTATGAGTATCTGGAGAACAAGAGTCTTGATCAAGCATTATTTG GAAAAAGAGCCTTGCATCTTGATTGGCCGACACGTTTTGATATATGCTTGGGCGTAGCTAGAGGTTTAACTTATCTTCATGAAGAATCAAGGCTTCGAATTGTACACAGAGATGTGAAGGCAAGTAACATCCTGCTTGACTCTAATCTCATTGCCAAAATATCAGATTTTGGTTTGGCGAAGCATTATGATGATAAAAAGACCCACATGAGTACTCGGGTTGCAGGAACATT TGGGTATCTTGCACCGGAATATGCTATGCGTGGACACTTGACAGAGAAAACCGATGTGTTTGCCTATGGTGTTGTCATTCTAGAAATTGTCAGCGGTAGGCCAAATTCTGATCCAAGTTTGGAAGGCGATATGGTTTATCTTCTTGAATTG GCTTGGAACTTGCATGAAAACGAACGTGAAGTTGATCTAGTAGACTCTAGattattcgaattcaatgagGAAGAAGCAAGACGAATTATCAACATAGGACTTTTGTGCACTCAATCATCACCAATGCTACGACCACCTATGTCTCGCGTGATTGGAATGCTTGCAGGAGATATTGAAGTGACTCCTGCTATTTCAAAGCCCAGTTACTTGACAGACTGGAGATTTGATGATCTAACCAGCCAAACGAAATATGGATGTACTGGCACCAGTCTAGGAACTGATACGTCAACTAGAGGAACTGACTTCAGCTTTTACCACTCATCGGCAAGTACAAGCGTGATGGGGGATGCAGGGCAATTACCTTCAAATGCTACTCTTCCCATACTCAATAATACTAATGGTGATGGTAGGTGA
- the LOC112165814 gene encoding uncharacterized protein LOC112165814: MSAEEKLRFKFNKKLKIAVGNSKFSNSGRKKAEDNVNESENGKRENYKSSVRDKKFHTAEEGSRGVFDRRKRIYVDRDAAWEANSNEEAPYRKVLSKKGQNQLKYGYINEKNYSRSPSRPRYKWGSNESASETKWFSPKERSAKVYNNFGNEKNNSRFPSCPRSKWDSDGLENASETKRFSPKVRSTKVYNETKVRDADNFGNEKSSSRSPSRPRSTWGSDITASETKRFFPKVRIEKRSNKTKVKDVDKMESITTDGGRSASLKKHNQIKPDLQKFPNISLPNTVKKKAWEKNISDEGSDVLDGQRKKKRMRPDPYDISNKRLDDSIAKIENLKEKEKDVEEKAEISKNAQFRAIQPSPSILSYVEDNLLGRRRLIELRRAGYNTELSAPLDDTPFSTSSERERIEENIFRSKLTFFAAAKVSSSFPPPDLPEIAFAGRSNVGKSSLLNALTRNWGVARTSDKPGLTQSINFFNLGSKLCLVDLPGYGFAYAKEEVKDAWEELVKEYVSTRVGLKRVCLLIDTKWGMKPRDRELIDLMERSQTKYQILLTKSDAVFPIDVARRAMQIEESLKANKSLVQPVMMMSSRTGAGIRSLRTVLAKIARVAKV; this comes from the exons ATGTCTGCAGAGGAAAAATTAAGGTTTAAGTTCAATAAGAAACTCAAAATAGCAGTTGGAAATTCTAAGTTTTCAAATAGTGGGAGAAAGAAGGCTGAAGATAATGTCAATGAGAGTGAGAATGGTAAGAGAGAGAACTATAAATCGAGTGTAAGAGATAAGAAGTTTCATACTGCTGAAGAGGGGAGTCGGGGAGTTTTTGATAGAAGGAAGAGAATCTATGTTGATCGAGATGCAGCTTGGGAGGCTAACAGTAATGAGGAGGCACCTTATAGGAAGGTTTTATCTAAAAAAGGACAGAATCAATTGAAGTATGGTTATATTAATGAGAAGAACTACAGTAGATCTCCTTCACGTCCTCGTTACAAGTGGGGTTCTAATGAGAGTGCTTCTGAAACTAAATGGTTTTCTCCCAAGGAGAGAAGTGCAAAAGTTTATAATAACTTCGGCAATGAAAAGAATAATAGTAGATTTCCTTCTTGTCCCCGTTCGAAGTGGGATTCTGATGGATTAGAGAATGCTTCTGAAACTAAACGTTTTTCTCCCAAGGTTAGAAGTACAAAAGTTTACAATGAAACAAAAGTTAGGGACGCTGATAATTTTGGTAATGAAAAGAGTAGCAGCAGATCTCCTTCGCGTCCTCGCTCTACATGGGGTTCTGATATCACTGCTTCTGAAACTAAACGTTTTTTTCCTAAGGTTAGAATTGAGAAACGTTCCAATAAAACCAAAGTTAAGGATGTTGATAAGATGGAATCTATTACAACTGATGGTGGACGAAGTGCTTCACTGAAGAAACATAACCAAATAAAACCAGACTTGCAAAAATTCCCAAATATATCTCTTCCAAATACTGTGAAGAAAAAAGCATGGGAAAAGAATATCTCGGATGAAGGATCAGATGTGCTAGATGGTCAGCGAAAGAAGAAACGAATGCGACCAGATCCATATGACATATCAAATAAACGACTTGATGATAGTATTGCTAAAATTG AAAACTTAAAGGAGAAGGAAAAAGATGTTGAGGAAAAAGCTGAGATATCAAAGAATGCACAATTTCGTGCAATCCAACCAAGTCCATCAATCCTTTCCTATGTCGAAGATAAT TTGTTGGGTCGTAGACGCTTGATTGAGCTGAGGAGGGCAGGGTACAACACTGAGCTTTCTGCACCATTGGATGATACTCCTTTCTCTACCAGCTCAGAAAGAGAGCGGATTGAGGAAAAT ATATTTAGGAGTAAATTGACATTTTTTGCTgctgcaaaagtttcatcatcatTTCCACCTCCTGATCTTCCGGAGATTGCATTTGCAG GAAGGTCAAATGTTGGGAAATCATCACTACTTAATGCACTTACTAGAAATTGGGGTGTTGCACGAACATCAGATAAGCCTGGTCTTACTCAG AGTATTAATTTCTTCAATCTTGGATCAAAGCTCTGTTTGGTTGATTTGCCTGGATATGGCTTTGCTTATGCCAAAGAAGAGGTTAAGGATGCTTGGGAGGAGCTT GTGAAGGAGTATGTTTCCACAAGAGTTGGTCTAAAACGAGTGTGCTTACTTATTGATACCAAATGGGGAATGAAGCCTAGGGATCGTGAACTCATTGACCTGATGGAAAG ATCTCAAACCAAGTATCAGATCTTATTAACGAAATCGGATGCGGTTTTCCCGATTGATGTAGCACGCCGTGCAATGCAAATTGAAGAG AGCCTCAAGGCAAATAAGTCTCTGGTCCAACCTGTG ATGATGATGAGCTCGAGAACTGGAGCTGGTATACGAAGTTTACGAACAGTGCTGGCAAAAATTGCTCGAGTTGCCAAAGTTTGA